The following are from one region of the Neorhodopirellula lusitana genome:
- a CDS encoding tetratricopeptide repeat protein, with product MHRRQPGPRRSRSPRFASWGLVVGCLLAGASSRSFAEEYDFAPLGGLSQATDITSAAFVRQPTESVVAKAATTQGTVGLPNQASVPNWARVASPLPSGLPSGLQSGLQSAVPGGVSRHLPSRLPSTHSSRGRPLASPIGLVDHAGVGMQGTGVYDAGALNAAVPGTFASDSGSTVLTATPLQHQSIVAAPKWSGYPQKVELLEFPGGEMASETGGVQGAETLPEPIVTQELRRGVMVRAARNAAGLSNLPLAIQRFEELLAEFPTYSEVKPEYVGLLIQANQLAKAEIVLKQLIAEFPDVVEYHSMYANVMLQQGKHDLAASSLQQIVNRSDASPQVQITYARILAWQGKQDSARQFYESRLRSLGPLPFKVDADLASLLLELDRPGEAIEVLTRLLQADPGSPSVTAALVLANARIGNDDIIHSYLESLRENPSFDQVSRLGLADKLYREGHDQLALQLYQDATLIAPDDVAVRLRIARVFVRLYDMPAAKSTLDGLADRSDERDVRLETANYMTAVGEHARAYAIYQSLLSSDPADVDVLQGAGSLSLAIGDHRGAETTFRHALTLRPGDVALSQLLAESLLKQFRVEEAALVLEPAPQVTRSSGSNSQGAVPRSDIAAAASIADIMVRGKQFSSAEAFCDAAISSTDGHPAPLSLRIQLKTTLGFAQLYQGRNIEALDTFTLVKKMQGGNTAKLRYGLHQVLENLDRHGEAEQVLSTELGAFAPVTRDRVTIAKLAMSDCRCDLAQRLLEQALAFDPSNELVMILLAESRSMCNRCSGACDDRGEYQSVLVKAPMNTRAQLGLARSYSRTNLFANGNKYYEKILTAFPQHDLARLEQARLTFAWKGADAANCKYIAAKTRNRPQDFLPRSTGLDVDLSHLEIEYQQAGFRLQSIEAERSAKFYKDWRPRYAMGKYRELNQIDPTNQESLFDLGQVYATLNLTQKAIDQYQYLLSKDPCHTEARIALRRMQLETHPQLSNSFEYEYRSGRQGLTDITTMRLETLGVRPMGDQDEFLIAGYAHRFLRPKQGTSADGNVGILGIQTKPLDFVNFFAIAEFEQYDAGFRTRVPFRTGLRWRTPRDVHLGITGFLENVAANGESIRQDVYRGGLELNAAANLSWRWDVDAMYRFAGYSDSNTTHEVVMQSNFLLSPGRNQWRLKSGLNFLSFDEQTVFNANPDDLFGILHPYFSPDAFSFGTSGLEYRRWVSPHNFRGADEHWYSIYGGARIDSDSVGYGLVELKAHRDYRGWLSTDVKTSGIFSKVYTSVGVGAFCTIRLP from the coding sequence ATGCACCGACGACAACCTGGACCGCGACGATCTCGTTCCCCGCGTTTTGCGTCTTGGGGGCTTGTGGTTGGGTGCTTGCTTGCTGGAGCATCCAGTAGGTCATTCGCTGAAGAGTATGACTTCGCTCCCCTTGGCGGTCTGAGCCAGGCCACTGACATCACGAGTGCTGCCTTCGTTCGGCAACCAACTGAGTCTGTCGTGGCGAAAGCCGCGACGACCCAGGGCACGGTTGGTTTGCCGAATCAGGCCAGTGTTCCGAACTGGGCCCGTGTTGCGAGTCCTTTGCCCAGTGGTTTGCCCAGTGGTTTGCAGAGCGGTTTGCAGAGTGCGGTGCCTGGCGGGGTCTCCCGTCATCTGCCGAGCCGACTTCCCAGTACTCACAGTTCGCGAGGTCGTCCGTTAGCCAGCCCGATTGGTTTGGTTGACCATGCTGGGGTTGGTATGCAAGGCACGGGTGTCTACGACGCTGGTGCATTGAACGCGGCCGTCCCTGGGACGTTTGCGAGCGACAGTGGTAGCACGGTATTGACTGCCACGCCGCTGCAACATCAATCCATCGTTGCCGCCCCAAAGTGGAGTGGCTATCCACAAAAGGTTGAGCTGCTGGAGTTTCCGGGGGGCGAGATGGCGTCAGAAACAGGAGGCGTTCAGGGGGCTGAGACGTTGCCGGAGCCGATCGTGACGCAGGAACTGCGACGCGGGGTGATGGTTCGTGCGGCGCGGAACGCGGCAGGCCTGTCGAACTTGCCGCTTGCGATCCAACGGTTCGAAGAGTTGCTCGCGGAGTTCCCTACCTATAGTGAAGTGAAACCGGAGTACGTTGGCTTGCTGATTCAAGCCAATCAGCTTGCCAAGGCCGAGATCGTTCTAAAGCAGCTTATCGCTGAGTTCCCGGATGTGGTCGAGTATCACTCCATGTACGCGAACGTCATGCTGCAGCAAGGCAAGCATGACTTGGCGGCGAGCTCATTGCAGCAGATCGTTAACCGAAGCGACGCAAGTCCACAGGTGCAAATCACCTACGCCCGAATATTGGCGTGGCAGGGCAAGCAAGACAGTGCACGGCAGTTCTACGAAAGTCGATTGCGGTCACTCGGGCCGTTGCCGTTCAAGGTAGATGCCGACCTGGCAAGTCTATTGCTGGAACTTGATCGACCTGGTGAAGCGATTGAAGTACTGACGCGGTTGTTGCAAGCGGATCCAGGCAGCCCCTCGGTGACCGCGGCGTTGGTTTTGGCGAACGCCCGGATCGGCAACGACGACATCATTCATTCCTATCTGGAAAGTCTGCGAGAGAACCCTTCGTTTGACCAAGTCTCTCGACTTGGCTTGGCTGACAAGTTGTATCGCGAGGGCCATGATCAGCTCGCGTTGCAGTTGTATCAAGACGCGACCTTAATCGCACCGGATGATGTTGCAGTGCGCCTCCGCATTGCCCGCGTCTTCGTGCGTCTCTACGACATGCCCGCGGCGAAATCGACGTTGGACGGGCTGGCTGATCGTAGCGATGAACGCGATGTGCGCCTGGAGACCGCCAACTACATGACGGCGGTGGGCGAACATGCTCGAGCGTATGCGATCTATCAATCTTTGTTGTCCAGCGATCCGGCGGACGTTGATGTGCTTCAAGGGGCGGGCAGTTTGAGCCTGGCGATTGGTGATCATCGTGGCGCGGAAACCACCTTTCGCCATGCATTGACGCTTCGACCGGGCGACGTCGCACTATCCCAACTGCTAGCTGAATCACTTCTGAAGCAATTTCGTGTGGAAGAGGCTGCCCTAGTTCTTGAACCGGCACCTCAAGTGACTCGCTCGTCGGGTAGCAATTCCCAGGGGGCCGTACCGCGAAGCGATATCGCTGCGGCGGCGTCGATCGCTGATATCATGGTTCGTGGCAAGCAGTTCTCGTCCGCGGAAGCGTTTTGCGATGCTGCCATTTCAAGCACCGACGGGCATCCGGCACCGCTCTCGCTACGGATTCAACTGAAAACGACGTTGGGGTTCGCGCAGCTCTATCAAGGGCGGAACATCGAGGCTTTGGACACCTTCACTTTGGTGAAGAAGATGCAGGGCGGGAATACTGCGAAGCTTCGATACGGTCTCCATCAGGTATTAGAGAACCTGGATCGCCATGGTGAAGCCGAGCAGGTTTTATCGACGGAATTGGGTGCGTTCGCTCCGGTGACTCGCGACCGCGTCACGATTGCCAAGCTAGCGATGTCGGACTGCCGATGCGACCTAGCCCAGCGACTGCTTGAGCAAGCGTTGGCGTTTGACCCCAGCAATGAACTCGTGATGATTCTGTTGGCCGAGTCGCGATCGATGTGCAATCGCTGTTCAGGAGCGTGCGATGATCGTGGTGAGTATCAATCGGTCTTGGTGAAGGCACCGATGAACACGAGGGCGCAGCTTGGTTTGGCGCGTTCCTACTCGCGCACGAATCTATTCGCTAACGGGAACAAGTACTACGAAAAAATCCTGACCGCGTTTCCTCAGCATGATCTGGCTCGGCTCGAGCAGGCAAGATTGACGTTTGCTTGGAAGGGTGCGGATGCTGCGAACTGCAAGTACATCGCGGCGAAGACTCGAAACCGTCCCCAGGATTTCCTGCCCCGCTCGACGGGGTTGGATGTTGACTTGTCGCATCTAGAAATTGAGTATCAGCAAGCGGGTTTCCGGTTGCAATCCATTGAGGCCGAACGCAGTGCCAAGTTCTACAAGGACTGGAGGCCGCGTTACGCGATGGGGAAGTACCGTGAACTGAATCAGATCGATCCGACCAATCAAGAGTCGCTATTCGATCTTGGCCAGGTTTATGCGACGCTGAATCTGACACAAAAGGCGATTGACCAATATCAGTATTTGTTGTCCAAGGATCCGTGTCATACGGAGGCCCGGATCGCATTGCGACGGATGCAATTGGAAACCCATCCGCAGCTATCGAACTCTTTCGAATATGAGTATCGTTCCGGACGCCAGGGATTGACCGACATCACGACCATGCGGCTGGAAACGCTGGGTGTGCGTCCGATGGGGGATCAAGATGAGTTCTTGATCGCGGGTTATGCTCATCGCTTTTTGCGACCGAAACAGGGCACCAGTGCGGACGGCAATGTGGGGATTCTGGGGATTCAGACCAAGCCGCTGGACTTCGTGAACTTCTTTGCGATCGCCGAGTTTGAGCAATACGATGCAGGCTTCCGCACGCGGGTTCCATTTCGCACTGGTCTGCGTTGGCGAACGCCGCGTGACGTTCACTTGGGGATCACAGGCTTCCTGGAGAACGTCGCTGCGAATGGCGAGTCAATTCGACAAGACGTGTATCGCGGCGGGCTGGAGTTGAATGCGGCTGCGAATCTTTCATGGCGTTGGGATGTGGATGCGATGTATCGGTTCGCAGGCTATTCCGATAGCAACACGACCCACGAAGTAGTGATGCAGAGCAACTTTTTGCTCTCGCCGGGACGCAATCAATGGCGTTTGAAGTCCGGGTTAAACTTCCTGTCGTTCGACGAGCAGACGGTGTTCAACGCGAATCCCGATGATCTGTTCGGTATCTTGCATCCATACTTCAGTCCAGACGCTTTTTCTTTTGGGACTTCGGGGTTGGAGTATCGCCGCTGGGTCAGTCCTCACAACTTCCGCGGTGCTGATGAACATTGGTATTCCATCTATGGCGGTGCGCGGATTGATTCAGACAGCGTCGGTTACGGACTGGTCGAGTTGAAAGCACATCGTGACTACCGCGGGTGGCTCAGCACCGACGTGAAGACGTCCGGGATCTTTTCGAAGGTGTACACTAGTGTGGGAGTCGGTGCGTTTTGCACCATTCGGTTGCCCTAG
- a CDS encoding LamG-like jellyroll fold domain-containing protein: MNCLSFRLTIAATLFVTLSTQSVVDAHEGAHGHSHEHSHEHAEKPFTTRSVSRVLPLATEEDAFHFVIYGDRTSGVPAGLKVLEQAVVDTNLLDPDLVMTVGDLVQGYNESPKWMTEMTEYRDIMEKLKMRWFPVAGNHDVYWRGKGEAPQGQHESNYEEHFGPLWYSFEHKNSGFIVLYSDEGDPVTNEKSFSEGRLQKMSDEQLKFLQQSLELHKDLDHVFVFLHHPRWIGGGYAGGNWDVVHGMLRDAGNVSAVFAGHIHHMRFDGPKDGIAYYALAATGGNLSADIPDAGYLHHLNIVTVRPESVTVAALPVGAVIDPTDFTPEFLAEVDGARKVRPKQVSNDVQLDVDGNGSGVVVYELTNTAPRSIDMTVSFDPASRDWLTSLDHDHFTIESGETKKLEIALSRAANPKSKLTVPRLVFEKEYLGESARISLPPTSMPVSLKLGAVPADYFQATENRCLNVRDGSSALLVRSADLKLPNGPFTLEAWVNPSQVAGDQGIVAKMHSSEFAFFMKEGVPQFSVHLGKRYVSSRSSNVLPTNRWSHLAGVYDGNEVRLYVDGKLVASKPGSGKRTVNRLPLYVGADPGKAGEPTRPFIGKIDEVKISKGELYQANFTPARRSSPSDDTVMLLHFDRKLGPFVLDHSSSALKGTLGANAELVPTR, from the coding sequence ATGAATTGCCTTTCGTTTCGTTTGACAATCGCAGCCACGCTGTTTGTCACCCTAAGCACCCAGTCTGTCGTTGATGCGCATGAAGGCGCACACGGACACTCGCATGAACACTCACACGAACATGCCGAAAAACCATTCACCACTCGCAGCGTTTCTCGCGTGCTGCCTCTGGCCACCGAAGAAGACGCTTTTCACTTTGTGATCTATGGAGACCGTACCAGCGGTGTGCCAGCGGGATTGAAAGTTCTTGAGCAAGCAGTGGTTGACACCAACCTGCTCGATCCCGACCTGGTCATGACGGTCGGCGATTTGGTCCAAGGTTACAACGAGTCACCCAAGTGGATGACCGAGATGACCGAGTACCGCGACATCATGGAAAAGCTGAAGATGCGTTGGTTCCCGGTAGCCGGAAACCACGACGTTTACTGGCGTGGCAAGGGCGAGGCTCCCCAAGGCCAGCACGAGTCGAACTACGAAGAGCACTTTGGGCCACTGTGGTATTCGTTCGAACACAAGAACTCCGGCTTCATCGTCCTTTACAGCGACGAAGGCGACCCGGTCACCAATGAGAAGAGTTTCAGCGAAGGTCGGTTGCAGAAGATGAGCGACGAACAGTTGAAGTTCTTGCAGCAATCTCTTGAATTGCACAAGGATCTGGATCACGTGTTCGTGTTCTTGCATCACCCACGTTGGATTGGTGGTGGATACGCCGGTGGCAACTGGGATGTGGTTCACGGAATGCTTCGCGATGCTGGCAACGTGAGTGCTGTGTTCGCGGGCCACATTCACCACATGCGTTTTGACGGTCCCAAAGACGGGATTGCCTACTATGCTCTTGCGGCAACGGGCGGAAATTTGTCGGCTGATATCCCTGACGCGGGATACCTGCATCACCTGAACATCGTTACCGTTCGTCCTGAATCGGTTACCGTTGCGGCCTTGCCCGTGGGCGCGGTGATTGACCCAACGGACTTCACGCCGGAATTTTTGGCCGAAGTCGATGGTGCTCGCAAGGTACGTCCTAAGCAAGTCAGCAATGACGTGCAATTGGATGTCGATGGCAATGGTTCCGGCGTGGTGGTTTATGAGTTAACCAACACGGCACCTCGTAGCATTGACATGACCGTGTCATTCGATCCAGCAAGCCGAGACTGGTTGACTTCGCTTGACCACGATCACTTCACGATCGAGTCTGGTGAAACGAAGAAGCTTGAGATCGCACTGAGCCGTGCCGCCAATCCCAAGTCGAAGCTGACGGTTCCACGTTTGGTCTTTGAGAAGGAGTACCTTGGTGAGTCGGCACGAATCAGCTTGCCACCAACTTCGATGCCGGTATCGTTGAAGCTGGGAGCGGTCCCTGCGGACTATTTTCAGGCGACTGAGAATCGTTGCTTGAACGTCCGCGACGGAAGTTCCGCGTTATTGGTTCGATCAGCTGACTTGAAGTTGCCGAACGGACCTTTCACTTTGGAAGCGTGGGTGAACCCATCGCAGGTTGCTGGAGATCAGGGCATTGTTGCGAAGATGCATAGCAGCGAGTTCGCATTCTTCATGAAGGAAGGCGTGCCGCAGTTTAGTGTGCACTTGGGCAAGCGTTATGTGAGTTCGCGGTCTAGCAACGTTTTGCCGACGAATCGTTGGTCACACTTAGCCGGCGTCTATGACGGCAACGAAGTTCGCTTGTACGTCGATGGGAAGCTAGTGGCTTCCAAGCCTGGAAGCGGGAAGCGGACCGTGAACCGATTGCCGCTCTATGTCGGCGCGGATCCTGGCAAGGCTGGTGAGCCAACTCGTCCCTTCATTGGTAAGATCGATGAAGTGAAGATTTCCAAAGGCGAACTCTATCAAGCCAACTTCACGCCCGCCCGCCGCTCTTCACCCAGCGATGACACTGTGATGTTGCTGCACTTCGACCGGAAGCTGGGTCCGTTCGTGTTGGACCATAGCTCGTCTGCATTGAAGGGAACCCTGGGGGCAAACGCCGAGTTGGTCCCAACTCGATAG
- a CDS encoding DUF1559 domain-containing protein, whose translation MVHRVAQDHQLNASSPRSTRRSGFTLVELLVVIAIIGVLVGLLLPAVQAAREAARRMSCQNNMKQFGLAMHNHMSAFQAFPPGHVNYDESKNRYKTGGWQHGQNELGWHWLPMLFPYMEQPALWERVQVCEDDRSDEHTSNPCDHCEYMDDNFNFGREQLSGFDQCPSAPSDTTQFSDGTYGLEALAKGNNYAASWGSGDMLSWEENETRGAFGTYYVSQEKIITAVGGVNTAGDRFQNRNGMRSRDFLDGLSNTMAMSEILSAGDSKDIRGTWMSPAMGATIFSAFYNPNSSEKDVLAACDETIPDDVPGQLPCLEERDTSAIYAAARSQHVGGVNVLMADGAVRFMTDSVDNLNIWRPLSTAQNKEVINEGL comes from the coding sequence ATCGTTCACCGAGTCGCACAAGACCACCAGCTTAACGCGTCTAGCCCACGCTCCACTCGTCGCAGTGGGTTCACTTTGGTTGAACTACTGGTTGTCATCGCCATTATTGGCGTTCTTGTCGGGCTCCTTTTACCCGCGGTCCAGGCCGCACGTGAAGCCGCTCGCCGAATGAGCTGCCAGAACAACATGAAGCAGTTCGGGTTGGCCATGCACAACCACATGTCTGCTTTCCAAGCCTTCCCACCCGGACACGTGAACTACGATGAGTCCAAGAACCGCTACAAGACCGGTGGCTGGCAACACGGTCAAAACGAATTGGGCTGGCACTGGCTGCCAATGTTGTTCCCTTACATGGAACAACCCGCGTTGTGGGAACGCGTCCAAGTGTGCGAAGACGATCGCAGTGACGAACACACCTCGAACCCATGCGACCACTGCGAGTACATGGACGACAACTTCAACTTCGGGCGTGAACAGCTCTCCGGGTTCGACCAATGCCCTTCCGCACCGTCGGACACCACCCAATTTTCGGATGGCACCTACGGCCTCGAGGCACTCGCCAAGGGCAACAACTACGCTGCCAGCTGGGGATCCGGCGATATGCTGTCTTGGGAAGAAAATGAAACCCGCGGTGCATTCGGTACCTACTATGTTTCTCAAGAGAAAATCATCACCGCAGTGGGCGGCGTTAACACAGCAGGCGACCGTTTCCAAAACCGCAACGGAATGCGAAGCCGTGACTTCTTGGACGGCCTGAGCAACACGATGGCGATGAGCGAAATCCTTTCGGCCGGCGATTCCAAGGACATCCGCGGCACTTGGATGTCACCTGCCATGGGTGCCACCATCTTCTCGGCCTTCTACAACCCCAACTCCTCCGAAAAGGATGTACTGGCCGCTTGTGACGAAACGATTCCGGACGATGTTCCTGGGCAATTGCCTTGTCTGGAAGAACGCGACACCTCCGCCATCTACGCGGCCGCTCGCAGCCAACACGTCGGCGGCGTCAATGTCCTGATGGCTGACGGAGCAGTTCGTTTCATGACCGACTCAGTTGACAACCTCAATATCTGGCGACCACTAAGCACCGCACAGAACAAAGAAGTGATCAACGAAGGACTTTAG
- a CDS encoding multiheme c-type cytochrome — protein MPKNLANLSTSAFSVRIAVTAIVITFLAAWAVLRAGTDSATQPAPSTVTQSRASIAANPALTASPSAPPQRGIEERLPPRARQSVDAWRQFVSAKFAGDHSCAECHEAEYAAHQRSGHSRTLTLMHQSPLADKLAEQGSYQDSRRDQTFQFKTTPNHSSNVSPKQASDQPSEAFLVSEAAHAAGVVVPVTWLLGSGIHAQTPIAVDEITQSGVELRWSAFAGQEDIGITPDHERFDDFQAGTIECFGRPLDASDIRACLGCHSTLAAPPSLPIMQSLVIENVGCERCHGPRKDHVTLAKQGLAEQAKPLLKYETAEAYMDACATCHRDESSVQADATPSELARFQPYGIKRSRCYLETPGNLTCSTCHDPHDTVSHDRSRSIAQCKQCHGGTEDGPSTKHVGPIPIDSQTVCPDQPSGDCIECHMPAVSWTAGISFHDHWIRVQ, from the coding sequence GTGCCCAAGAATTTGGCGAATCTCTCGACTTCCGCCTTCTCAGTTCGGATCGCGGTCACAGCCATTGTGATCACATTCCTTGCCGCCTGGGCAGTCCTGCGTGCTGGCACCGATTCGGCGACCCAACCAGCCCCATCGACCGTCACCCAATCGCGTGCTTCGATCGCGGCAAACCCCGCGTTGACCGCTTCCCCTTCGGCACCGCCCCAACGTGGGATTGAAGAACGACTGCCCCCGCGTGCTCGTCAATCGGTCGATGCCTGGCGGCAATTCGTATCGGCAAAATTTGCTGGCGATCATTCTTGTGCGGAATGCCACGAAGCTGAGTATGCCGCCCATCAACGGTCCGGTCATTCACGAACATTGACACTGATGCATCAATCCCCCTTGGCCGATAAACTGGCCGAACAAGGCAGCTACCAAGACTCACGCCGAGACCAGACCTTCCAGTTCAAGACCACCCCCAACCACTCGAGCAACGTCTCACCGAAGCAAGCCAGCGACCAACCCAGTGAAGCGTTTCTGGTCAGTGAGGCAGCCCACGCGGCGGGAGTCGTGGTCCCGGTAACGTGGTTGCTTGGTTCCGGCATCCATGCTCAAACGCCGATCGCGGTTGATGAAATCACGCAAAGCGGCGTGGAGTTGCGTTGGTCAGCATTCGCCGGTCAAGAAGATATCGGGATCACGCCCGATCACGAAAGGTTCGACGACTTCCAGGCCGGCACGATCGAGTGCTTCGGACGACCACTCGACGCGTCCGACATCCGTGCTTGCCTCGGTTGCCACAGCACACTGGCTGCACCGCCATCGCTTCCCATCATGCAATCGCTAGTCATTGAAAATGTGGGCTGCGAACGATGCCATGGCCCCCGGAAAGATCACGTCACGCTTGCCAAACAAGGACTCGCCGAACAGGCCAAACCACTGCTGAAGTATGAAACCGCGGAAGCTTACATGGATGCCTGCGCGACCTGCCATCGAGACGAATCGTCCGTGCAAGCGGACGCCACGCCCAGCGAGTTGGCGAGGTTCCAGCCTTACGGAATCAAACGCAGTCGTTGCTATCTTGAAACGCCAGGGAACCTGACCTGTTCGACCTGTCATGATCCCCACGACACGGTCTCGCACGATCGATCCCGTTCGATCGCACAGTGCAAACAATGCCATGGCGGAACCGAGGACGGTCCATCCACCAAACACGTTGGACCGATCCCGATCGATTCCCAAACGGTTTGCCCCGATCAGCCATCCGGTGACTGCATCGAATGCCACATGCCCGCTGTCTCTTGGACTGCAGGGATTTCATTCCATGACCATTGGATTCGAGTCCAATGA